A region from the Gemmatimonadota bacterium genome encodes:
- a CDS encoding membrane dipeptidase — translation MNRRDLTRQTALGALAVPLARHLPSAPTAWPGYDRSIVLDMLATAGPFNVPGWLDKPLTPAMVENARRSGITAVNSTVSALGPTPAEGFEGTLRNIAAWHHEFDAHPDAFLPIRSVADIRRAKAERKVGAIFGFQDTTPYWDKIERVEMFHRLGVRIVQLTYNGSNLVGDGCLVPEDRGLKPYGREVIGQLNTLGSLVDLSHVGWETTRQAIDASTVPVAATHSGSAAVTNVPRNKPDDILRKLANKGGVIGVFMMPFLRAQGQPGKEDFLRHLTHCINTCGEDHVGIGSDLSITPLDLSPEFRAVHAKFVQDRRAAGISAPGEAEDIFNYVPDLNSPRRMEMVADAMAAAGHSSARIEKVLGGNWMRLLSAVWR, via the coding sequence ATGAATCGTCGCGACTTAACCAGGCAAACCGCCCTCGGCGCGCTCGCCGTACCACTCGCCCGGCACCTGCCATCCGCGCCCACCGCCTGGCCCGGGTACGACAGATCCATTGTCCTCGACATGCTGGCCACCGCCGGCCCGTTCAACGTCCCGGGGTGGCTCGACAAGCCGCTGACGCCGGCGATGGTGGAGAACGCGCGCCGCTCTGGGATCACCGCCGTCAACTCCACGGTCTCCGCGCTCGGCCCCACCCCGGCGGAGGGGTTCGAGGGAACGCTCAGGAACATCGCGGCGTGGCACCACGAGTTCGACGCACACCCGGACGCCTTCCTCCCCATCCGGTCCGTCGCCGACATCCGGCGGGCCAAGGCGGAACGCAAGGTCGGCGCCATTTTCGGGTTCCAGGACACCACACCGTACTGGGACAAGATCGAACGCGTGGAGATGTTCCACCGGCTTGGGGTGCGCATCGTCCAGCTGACCTACAACGGGTCCAACCTCGTGGGGGACGGCTGCCTGGTCCCCGAGGACCGTGGGCTCAAGCCATACGGCCGCGAGGTTATCGGACAGCTCAACACGCTGGGATCGCTCGTCGACCTGAGCCACGTCGGCTGGGAGACGACGCGCCAAGCCATCGACGCCTCCACCGTCCCGGTCGCCGCCACGCACTCCGGCTCGGCCGCCGTGACCAACGTCCCACGCAACAAGCCGGACGACATCCTCCGCAAGCTGGCCAACAAGGGCGGCGTGATCGGCGTGTTCATGATGCCCTTCTTGCGCGCACAGGGCCAACCCGGCAAGGAAGACTTTCTTCGGCACCTCACGCACTGCATCAACACCTGCGGGGAGGACCATGTCGGGATCGGTAGTGACCTCTCGATCACCCCGCTTGATCTCTCCCCCGAGTTCCGCGCCGTGCACGCGAAGTTTGTCCAGGACCGACGCGCGGCCGGCATTTCAGCCCCGGGGGAGGCCGAGGACATTTTCAACTATGTGCCGGACTTGAACTCGCCGCGCCGGATGGAGATGGTCGCGGACGCCATGGCCGCCGCTGGGCATTCGTCGGCGCGGATCGAGAAGGTGCTGGGTGGGAACTGGATGCGGTTGCTCTCCGCCGTCTGGCGATGA
- a CDS encoding DUF885 family protein, which yields MRTAAHFHSYFSRGERHTRGAWRLLALACFALPSRGGAQQTTPAQQLGALVQEAARITVPTRSAAEYATASAGYRSVLTRLRAVDRSALGRDDQVDYDLLDAHLRTRAFEIDSLKLHEVVPVNYITLGATDRLFLRPGAISDAGVRDALNELRALPTVLSNARANLKAPARTWTENAIAQSRYARILLDDNLPQAQVDDPQLKRDLLAAGAQARSAVESFATWMQETLLPRSTRAPTWKPSDIDHYQLVFEQLDAYPVEEMLRIAAREEAQLTAEMQDLARQIHPSGDLKTVWEQMKDEAPPWEGVIPMAQRYVDMTTAWLKGAGSHVVTIPDFDYGAVLTTPMARRTLSFGGAQYGPTVAGRLSGYYVLTPLEPWLTAEQRASRIRSYNPYWTHVISYHEWLGHTAQRARAAQNVTRPMRRLFQSGYFSQAWSFYLERLLEEEGYYDVLPYMERLKTMLARRQMRMWRVQRILTKLKMAKGEMTFDEAVQAYIDKMGMEPTNAFLEVQRDSQNATPPGREIIGELAIVALREEYQRRMGAHYSMRHFHDTLLSYGDLPFRQIRRLMLE from the coding sequence ATGCGCACCGCCGCTCACTTCCATTCCTACTTCTCCCGCGGCGAGAGACACACGCGCGGCGCCTGGCGCCTTCTTGCGCTTGCGTGCTTCGCCCTCCCTTCGCGGGGTGGCGCGCAACAGACTACGCCCGCGCAGCAGCTCGGTGCCCTGGTGCAGGAGGCCGCACGCATCACCGTCCCGACGCGCTCTGCGGCGGAATATGCGACGGCGTCCGCGGGCTACCGCAGTGTGCTCACCCGCCTGCGCGCCGTGGATCGCTCCGCCCTCGGCCGCGATGACCAGGTCGACTACGATCTCCTCGACGCGCACCTCCGTACGCGCGCCTTCGAGATCGACTCCCTCAAGCTGCACGAAGTCGTCCCGGTCAACTACATCACGTTGGGCGCCACCGATCGCCTATTCCTCCGTCCGGGTGCCATCAGTGACGCCGGCGTCCGCGACGCACTCAACGAACTGCGCGCGCTCCCAACGGTCCTGTCCAACGCGCGAGCGAACCTCAAGGCACCGGCACGCACCTGGACCGAGAATGCGATCGCGCAGTCGCGGTACGCACGCATCCTCCTGGACGACAACTTGCCCCAGGCGCAGGTCGACGACCCGCAACTCAAGCGCGACCTCCTCGCCGCCGGCGCCCAGGCCCGATCGGCGGTCGAGTCGTTCGCGACCTGGATGCAGGAGACGCTCCTGCCCCGCTCCACTCGGGCACCGACGTGGAAGCCGAGCGACATCGATCACTACCAACTCGTCTTCGAGCAACTTGACGCCTATCCCGTAGAGGAGATGCTGCGCATCGCCGCACGGGAAGAAGCGCAGCTGACCGCTGAGATGCAGGACCTCGCCCGCCAGATCCATCCCTCGGGCGACCTGAAGACCGTGTGGGAGCAGATGAAGGACGAAGCCCCACCATGGGAAGGCGTGATCCCGATGGCGCAGCGATACGTCGACATGACCACCGCCTGGCTCAAGGGTGCCGGCTCGCATGTCGTGACCATCCCGGACTTTGACTACGGCGCCGTGCTCACGACGCCGATGGCCCGGCGCACGCTGTCGTTTGGAGGTGCGCAGTATGGGCCCACCGTGGCGGGGCGGCTGTCGGGCTACTACGTGCTCACGCCGCTCGAGCCCTGGTTGACTGCCGAACAGCGCGCCAGCCGCATCCGCAGCTACAACCCGTACTGGACCCACGTTATCTCGTACCACGAGTGGCTGGGCCATACCGCACAGCGGGCGCGCGCGGCGCAGAACGTGACACGCCCCATGCGTCGGCTCTTCCAGAGCGGGTACTTCTCGCAAGCATGGTCGTTCTACCTCGAACGGTTGCTCGAAGAGGAAGGGTACTATGACGTCCTTCCCTATATGGAGCGCCTCAAGACGATGCTGGCGCGACGGCAGATGCGGATGTGGCGCGTGCAGCGCATCCTCACCAAGCTTAAGATGGCGAAGGGCGAGATGACCTTCGACGAGGCCGTCCAGGCCTACATCGACAAGATGGGGATGGAGCCGACCAACGCGTTCCTCGAGGTGCAGCGCGATTCCCAGAACGCGACGCCACCGGGACGCGAAATCATCGGGGAGCTGGCCATTGTCGCCCTCCGCGAGGAGTACCAGCGGCGCATGGGAGCCCACTACTCCATGCGCCACTTCCACGACACCCTGCTCTCCTACGGCGACCTCCCGTTTCGGCAGATTCGCCGGCTGATGCTGGAGTAG
- a CDS encoding DUF3597 domain-containing protein, which translates to MSIFSKILSKLGLGKDEAPVAPPVVPVPGPPKPVEAPVPPPPIAISVVDVVAKLETLAASHPEKLNWKTSIVDLHKLLGLDHSLAARKELAVELGCPPEKMGDSAQMNMWLHKTVLARIAENGGNIPADLLD; encoded by the coding sequence GTGAGCATCTTCAGCAAGATCCTGAGCAAGCTGGGCCTGGGAAAGGACGAGGCGCCGGTCGCCCCCCCGGTGGTTCCCGTACCCGGGCCGCCGAAGCCGGTGGAAGCTCCGGTCCCACCGCCCCCGATCGCGATCTCCGTGGTTGACGTGGTCGCCAAGCTCGAGACGCTCGCGGCGAGCCATCCCGAGAAGCTCAACTGGAAGACGTCGATTGTCGATCTGCACAAGTTGCTCGGTCTCGATCACTCACTTGCCGCGCGCAAGGAGTTGGCCGTCGAGCTGGGTTGTCCGCCAGAGAAGATGGGCGATTCCGCGCAGATGAACATGTGGTTGCACAAGACGGTGCTCGCCCGGATCGCCGAGAACGGCGGAAACATCCCGGCGGACCTGCTCGACTGA
- a CDS encoding dipeptidase, whose protein sequence is MTRTALSAALAATFAASLVAQAQDPALVARARAIHDRVITLDTHVDISPANFRTGQPNYEDRLNTQVNIPKMQEGGLDAAFLIVYVGQSPSFSPEAYARAKTQAMEKFDAIHRLVTEIAPDKVGLALTPADVTRISQAGKKVVLIGIENGYPIGEDLSNVKLFAERGGRYLSLAHNGHSQLSDSNTGERDGKFQWNGISPLGEQVIAELNKWGVMVDISHPSKASMLRTIELSKAPIIASHSAVRAIANVSRNLDDEQLLALKMNGGVVQMVAFNSYVKVAPPDSPERISALNRLREEFGLTPGGGPGGVGPGAMAQLDSTKRAAFQQRMAQLNQQFPAAPRATVKDFVDHIDYAVKLIGIDHIGISSDFDGGGGVDGWNDASETFNVTLELVRRGYTEEQINKIWSGNLLRVMGEVQKIGKQLRGER, encoded by the coding sequence ATGACTCGCACCGCCCTTTCAGCCGCCCTCGCGGCCACCTTCGCCGCCTCCCTCGTCGCGCAGGCGCAGGACCCCGCGCTCGTCGCCCGGGCCCGCGCCATCCACGACCGGGTCATCACGCTCGATACCCACGTGGACATCTCGCCGGCGAACTTCCGGACCGGGCAGCCGAACTACGAGGATCGCCTGAACACGCAGGTGAATATCCCGAAGATGCAGGAAGGTGGACTCGACGCGGCCTTCCTCATCGTCTACGTCGGCCAGAGCCCGTCGTTTTCGCCCGAGGCCTACGCGCGCGCCAAGACGCAGGCGATGGAGAAGTTCGACGCGATCCATCGCCTGGTCACCGAGATCGCGCCGGACAAGGTCGGCCTCGCTCTTACCCCTGCCGACGTCACACGGATCTCACAGGCCGGGAAGAAGGTCGTCCTCATCGGGATCGAGAACGGCTACCCGATCGGCGAGGACCTCTCCAACGTCAAGCTCTTCGCCGAGCGTGGCGGACGATACCTGAGCCTCGCACACAATGGACACTCGCAGCTCTCGGACTCCAACACGGGAGAGCGTGACGGCAAGTTCCAGTGGAACGGGATCTCGCCGCTGGGTGAACAGGTCATCGCCGAGTTGAACAAGTGGGGGGTGATGGTCGACATCTCGCACCCGTCCAAGGCGTCGATGCTGCGGACGATCGAGTTGTCCAAGGCGCCGATCATTGCGTCGCACTCCGCGGTTCGCGCAATTGCGAACGTCAGCCGCAACCTCGACGACGAGCAGCTGCTTGCACTCAAGATGAACGGCGGTGTGGTGCAGATGGTCGCCTTCAACAGCTACGTGAAGGTGGCGCCGCCGGACTCGCCCGAACGGATCAGCGCCCTGAACCGGCTGCGCGAGGAGTTTGGCCTCACCCCTGGCGGCGGTCCTGGCGGCGTCGGCCCGGGGGCGATGGCGCAGCTGGACTCCACCAAGCGGGCGGCCTTCCAACAGCGGATGGCCCAGCTCAACCAGCAGTTCCCGGCGGCCCCGCGCGCGACGGTGAAGGACTTCGTTGACCACATCGACTACGCGGTCAAGCTGATCGGGATCGACCACATCGGGATCTCGTCCGACTTTGACGGCGGCGGCGGTGTGGACGGGTGGAACGACGCGAGCGAGACGTTCAACGTGACGCTCGAGCTGGTGCGCCGCGGCTACACCGAGGAGCAGATCAACAAGATCTGGAGCGGGAACCTGCTTCGCGTGATGGGTGAGGTGCAGAAGATCGGGAAGCAGTTGCGCGGGGAGCGGTAG
- a CDS encoding PIN domain-containing protein → MTRISMATRTPSPPRRVAVDTGALLALAAPRDQYHDRARAIADRLAKAGTRFVGHTLVLGELHGHLIRHLDAEASRRLVSGVLRDPLFEWTAVTPELVSSAMSGWIERFKDQRFSLTDAITFEVMRTERLSHAFAFDRDFTTAGYALV, encoded by the coding sequence ATGACGCGTATCTCTATGGCGACCCGAACGCCAAGCCCGCCAAGGCGCGTCGCCGTTGATACGGGGGCGTTGCTCGCCCTGGCCGCCCCCCGCGATCAGTACCATGACCGCGCGCGCGCCATCGCGGACCGGCTCGCGAAGGCTGGGACGCGCTTCGTGGGACATACCCTGGTACTCGGCGAACTGCACGGGCACCTGATCCGGCACCTGGACGCAGAGGCCTCGCGCCGCCTGGTGAGCGGGGTGTTGCGTGATCCGCTCTTCGAGTGGACGGCGGTCACGCCGGAACTCGTCTCCTCCGCCATGAGTGGGTGGATCGAGCGATTCAAGGACCAGCGTTTCTCCCTGACAGACGCGATCACGTTCGAGGTGATGCGCACAGAGCGCCTCTCGCATGCGTTCGCCTTCGACCGGGACTTCACCACGGCCGGGTACGCGCTGGTCTGA
- a CDS encoding ribbon-helix-helix protein, CopG family, with protein sequence MPTTAPKSREPVQAWLDRPDLDLLDELAARTGQPKAEVIRQAIRSLARELDVASQPGAGLGALTGVLTAPAVPTDLSSNHDAYLYGDPNAKPAKARRR encoded by the coding sequence ATGCCAACCACCGCACCAAAGTCGCGGGAGCCCGTGCAGGCCTGGCTCGATCGCCCGGACCTCGACCTCCTCGACGAACTGGCCGCACGTACCGGGCAGCCCAAGGCAGAGGTGATCCGCCAGGCGATCCGCAGCCTCGCGCGCGAGCTCGACGTCGCCTCGCAACCCGGTGCCGGACTCGGAGCACTCACCGGTGTCCTCACGGCCCCGGCGGTTCCTACCGATCTCTCCTCGAATCATGACGCGTATCTCTATGGCGACCCGAACGCCAAGCCCGCCAAGGCGCGTCGCCGTTGA